A window of the Alkalidesulfovibrio alkalitolerans DSM 16529 genome harbors these coding sequences:
- a CDS encoding tetratricopeptide repeat protein: protein MYSFSELVENLPSVGQARVVSSGFGVWMVWSGQLSKALTQTLEDHGGVKMSASASQALWFFSTREAFKALARLQIWARINPLPLFFAVVPASILVGWKNDVSLSVSAELLKQEVHAPDSFEVLVHPRCHEALAGLAGLTLKPVGAVPGLAAAEWKRLEAESGFSYDSSLAWYFVIKPLGNPGERDYTLGWRGFFNNAEAVLRRMGLKYIYNESALILPLENLRLLRSWTKEMLTLMRGVKADSEAHYWPCVMVAVGKEGLNFNEDLPRKLNIEWNRLSPDYPHMSYRTAFLMGEEFTVNAVSYFNERQGLDNWCYVSLSQAGEDGTGAGSLQVDLPRRILVGTEAECFYCGLKNHRPSACPSRQIPLGRPKVFEKLASINVEDLSAISAEVDEALQKNPLQAIPPLLEANSRAGLLVQGMFENTLPFQLRMLAMVWRSRSKDWEDAFDSLGPEEGEFIWNALESLRKDDRASAEQLAAHAMARYPRSYQPRALNAFLLMEADDHQQAMFFFQEAERLSYTPVQRAVLCMFMGRLWEYQYEFGKAVALYKQAEGHARGWSDALYRQAVCLVKMGFTEHAIGIIQQLVERDPHMFNRIVIDPELERGRFSILSALWDIWRETRDEAGKARKIAEELAGKLDLWFSPEHEFLEVAAPRIDKLLALTRVENFVSYRRLIAGTKIFNQELQEKVAQEIKLFEKRVTQLIERLSFVQRDASWFPFPKLLRDFNHDFNFCADKLNWMRTQHMQIAENFRKAQGYLADVEERLTVLQGRLVTLRIIRDSTFFVLLLGRNFIWLELIGLALALVMVPAIIYGAQHYFESWALDLLTRQKWQLQKGLIVILSVVAMIAAAIKTAVSFERKKEELFSAEYEKELREQAGRKKTRGRRKPASASGGVGKGKATAAKGAAKAAPARSGGKSGRQAGASAGTARSKGGR from the coding sequence ATGTATAGCTTTTCCGAGTTAGTTGAAAATCTGCCGAGCGTGGGGCAGGCGCGTGTGGTGTCGAGCGGTTTTGGCGTCTGGATGGTCTGGTCCGGACAGCTCTCCAAGGCACTCACGCAGACTCTTGAGGACCACGGCGGCGTCAAGATGTCCGCCTCGGCCTCCCAGGCTCTGTGGTTCTTCTCCACACGCGAGGCCTTCAAGGCGCTCGCCCGCCTACAGATATGGGCTCGCATCAATCCTTTGCCGTTGTTTTTCGCGGTCGTGCCCGCCTCGATTCTCGTGGGTTGGAAGAACGACGTATCCCTGTCCGTTTCGGCCGAACTGCTCAAGCAGGAAGTCCATGCCCCAGATTCCTTCGAGGTACTCGTCCATCCTCGCTGCCATGAGGCTCTGGCCGGTCTGGCAGGGCTCACGCTGAAGCCGGTGGGCGCCGTGCCAGGCCTTGCCGCGGCCGAATGGAAGCGCCTGGAGGCAGAGTCGGGCTTTTCCTACGACTCTTCTCTGGCCTGGTATTTCGTCATCAAGCCGCTCGGCAATCCCGGTGAGCGCGACTACACCCTGGGCTGGCGCGGTTTCTTCAACAATGCCGAGGCCGTGTTGCGGCGCATGGGCCTTAAGTACATCTACAACGAGTCGGCGCTCATCCTTCCTCTTGAAAATCTTCGTCTGTTGCGCTCATGGACCAAGGAGATGCTGACGCTGATGCGCGGAGTCAAGGCGGATTCCGAAGCCCACTATTGGCCGTGCGTGATGGTCGCGGTGGGCAAGGAAGGACTGAACTTCAACGAGGATCTGCCGCGCAAACTGAACATCGAGTGGAATCGGCTATCCCCGGATTATCCGCACATGAGCTATCGTACCGCCTTCCTCATGGGCGAGGAATTCACGGTCAACGCCGTGAGTTATTTCAACGAGCGCCAGGGACTTGACAACTGGTGCTACGTCAGCCTCTCGCAGGCGGGAGAGGACGGCACAGGAGCGGGATCGCTTCAGGTCGATCTTCCGCGCCGCATTCTCGTGGGCACGGAGGCCGAGTGCTTCTACTGCGGACTCAAAAACCACCGCCCCTCGGCCTGCCCGTCGCGCCAAATTCCCCTCGGCAGGCCCAAGGTCTTCGAGAAATTGGCCTCCATCAACGTGGAGGACTTGAGCGCCATCTCCGCCGAAGTGGACGAGGCCTTGCAAAAGAACCCTCTACAAGCGATCCCGCCCTTGCTCGAAGCGAACAGCAGGGCCGGGCTCCTCGTCCAGGGCATGTTCGAAAACACCCTCCCATTCCAACTGCGCATGCTGGCCATGGTCTGGCGCAGCCGTTCCAAGGACTGGGAGGACGCCTTCGATTCGCTCGGTCCCGAGGAAGGCGAGTTCATCTGGAATGCCTTGGAGAGCCTGCGCAAGGACGATCGAGCCTCGGCAGAGCAGTTGGCGGCGCACGCCATGGCCCGCTATCCGCGCAGCTATCAGCCGAGAGCCCTGAACGCCTTCCTGCTGATGGAGGCCGACGACCACCAGCAGGCCATGTTCTTTTTCCAGGAGGCGGAACGGCTTTCTTACACCCCTGTGCAGCGGGCCGTATTGTGCATGTTCATGGGCAGGCTCTGGGAATACCAGTACGAGTTCGGCAAGGCCGTGGCGCTCTACAAGCAGGCCGAGGGCCATGCTCGGGGATGGAGCGACGCGCTGTACAGGCAGGCCGTCTGCCTTGTCAAGATGGGCTTTACGGAGCACGCCATCGGCATCATCCAGCAACTTGTGGAGCGCGATCCTCACATGTTTAACCGGATCGTGATCGATCCAGAATTGGAACGGGGCCGTTTCAGCATCCTGTCTGCCTTGTGGGACATCTGGCGCGAGACCCGGGACGAGGCGGGCAAGGCCAGGAAGATCGCCGAGGAATTGGCCGGTAAACTCGATTTGTGGTTTTCGCCGGAACACGAGTTTCTGGAGGTGGCCGCTCCCCGCATCGACAAACTTCTCGCCCTGACCCGGGTGGAAAATTTCGTCTCCTACCGCCGCCTCATTGCGGGCACCAAAATATTCAATCAGGAATTGCAGGAAAAGGTGGCCCAGGAGATCAAGCTTTTCGAGAAGCGCGTCACCCAGCTCATTGAGCGCCTCTCCTTCGTCCAGCGGGATGCCTCGTGGTTTCCGTTTCCCAAGCTGCTGCGGGATTTCAACCACGATTTCAACTTCTGCGCCGACAAATTGAACTGGATGCGCACCCAGCATATGCAGATCGCGGAGAATTTCCGCAAGGCGCAAGGCTATTTGGCCGATGTCGAGGAGCGACTGACAGTCCTGCAAGGCAGGCTGGTGACGCTGCGTATCATCCGCGATTCGACATTTTTCGTCCTGCTCCTGGGGCGAAATTTCATCTGGTTGGAGCTCATCGGGCTCGCCTTGGCCCTGGTCATGGTTCCGGCCATCATCTACGGGGCGCAGCACTACTTCGAATCATGGGCCCTCGATCTGCTCACCCGGCAGAAGTGGCAATTGCAAAAGGGGCTCATCGTCATCTTGTCCGTGGTGGCCATGATCGCGGCGGCCATCAAGACCGCGGTCTCGTTCGAGCGCAAGAAGGAAGAGCTCTTCAGCGCGGAATACGAGAAAGAACTGCGCGAACAGGCGGGCCGCAAGAAGACCAGAGGCAGGCGCAAGCCTGCGTCCGCTTCGGGCGGAGTTGGAAAAGGCAAGGCCACGGCGGCGAAGGGAGCGGCAAAGGCTGCTCCCGCCAGGAGCGGGGGTAAATCTGGCCGTCAAGCGGGGGCTTCGGCCGGGACAGCGCGGAGCAAGGGCGGCAGATAA
- a CDS encoding molybdenum cofactor biosynthesis protein MoaE yields the protein MDISKTIAELKKDPEFQKNVGMVLVHNGVVRGWSRAGHETVEAVDIHVDRDTVEAIRRDIEAKPGIWRAVAEANDGLLFPGDDVLFLLVAGDIRENVKPALAEFLDRVKAEAVHKKEHVAAPGEERRQS from the coding sequence ATGGACATCTCAAAAACCATTGCCGAACTCAAGAAAGACCCGGAATTCCAAAAAAACGTGGGCATGGTCCTGGTCCATAACGGCGTCGTGCGCGGCTGGTCGCGCGCGGGGCACGAAACCGTCGAAGCCGTGGACATACATGTCGATCGCGACACGGTCGAGGCCATCCGCCGCGACATCGAAGCCAAACCCGGCATCTGGCGCGCCGTGGCCGAGGCCAACGACGGCCTGCTCTTCCCCGGCGACGACGTGCTCTTTCTCCTTGTGGCGGGCGACATCCGCGAGAACGTCAAGCCTGCCCTGGCGGAGTTTCTCGACAGGGTCAAGGCCGAGGCCGTGCACAAGAAGGAGCACGTGGCCGCGCCCGGTGAAGAACGCCGACAATCCTGA
- a CDS encoding YcaO-like family protein → MRKLASCLKTYTKDQDKAISPVETVAKVRALLAEKAEGVLAGTKRIDTGRLGIPVYISLYGPKARVLTPSHKQMGKGASPEQAEASALMELVERYSFFAFFDNEKNFQEMTWSEAEAVFGEALMPISEILLSVGETMDEDKARMLLDLLPWRFCPAMHVPSGEMRYVPANWFKLLNEFNGSSAGNTLEESLLQGGCELVERHVSAVIDDAQPADLPTIRPATNDPALAGLLGCFTSNGVQVWMKDFSLGFPVPTVGAVAYDPSTFPALSEIVLTAGTASSPIKAAVRALTEVAQLAGDFESAARYEPSGLYKPRDMDDAAWLTKGGEVDLAALPSVEHDDIREELRALADGLMTMGYPLYSIDTSHPDLGVPTNYNFAPGLRFRERSREACLGLYVGRRLCEERDQETAVRGLKVIESVYPDAHFLPFFEGLAALNAGDPGLAFIKFDAALPRQKGDEDTSLCAFYAGYSLSQLGDCAGALPYLDKAIALEAGAKEFFNLRGVCRFKQMEYTAAAEDFGAALDLDAGSAVDLANLGLCHKFSGRHEEAREYLGKALEMDPSLEFAREHLRQIS, encoded by the coding sequence ATGCGTAAGCTTGCAAGTTGCCTCAAGACCTACACCAAGGACCAGGACAAGGCGATCAGCCCCGTCGAAACCGTGGCCAAGGTGCGTGCGCTCCTGGCCGAGAAGGCCGAAGGGGTTCTGGCCGGAACCAAACGCATCGACACCGGACGCCTCGGCATTCCGGTCTACATAAGCCTCTACGGCCCCAAGGCCCGGGTGCTCACGCCCTCGCACAAGCAGATGGGCAAGGGCGCCTCGCCGGAGCAGGCCGAGGCCTCGGCCCTGATGGAGCTTGTGGAGCGCTACAGCTTTTTCGCCTTCTTCGACAATGAGAAGAACTTTCAAGAGATGACCTGGAGCGAGGCCGAGGCCGTCTTCGGCGAGGCCCTGATGCCGATCTCCGAAATCCTTTTGTCCGTGGGCGAGACCATGGACGAGGACAAAGCGCGGATGCTGCTCGACCTTCTGCCCTGGCGCTTTTGTCCGGCCATGCATGTGCCAAGCGGCGAGATGCGTTACGTGCCCGCCAACTGGTTCAAGCTGCTGAACGAATTCAACGGATCGAGCGCGGGCAACACCCTGGAGGAATCGCTTCTGCAGGGCGGCTGCGAGCTCGTGGAGCGTCACGTCAGCGCCGTCATCGACGACGCGCAGCCCGCGGATCTGCCCACCATCAGGCCCGCCACGAACGACCCGGCGCTCGCCGGGCTGTTGGGCTGTTTTACGAGTAATGGCGTGCAGGTCTGGATGAAAGACTTCTCGCTCGGCTTCCCCGTGCCCACGGTGGGAGCCGTGGCTTACGATCCGAGCACCTTTCCGGCCCTCTCGGAAATCGTTCTCACGGCGGGCACGGCCAGTTCGCCGATCAAGGCCGCCGTGCGCGCCCTGACCGAAGTGGCCCAACTCGCGGGCGATTTCGAGAGCGCCGCGCGCTACGAACCGTCGGGCCTCTACAAGCCGCGCGACATGGACGACGCCGCCTGGCTCACCAAGGGCGGCGAAGTCGATCTCGCAGCCCTGCCGAGCGTGGAGCACGACGACATCCGGGAGGAACTGCGCGCCCTGGCCGATGGCCTCATGACCATGGGCTACCCCCTGTACAGCATCGACACGAGCCACCCCGACCTCGGCGTGCCCACCAACTACAACTTCGCTCCGGGACTGCGCTTCCGCGAACGCAGCCGCGAGGCCTGCCTGGGCCTCTACGTGGGCCGCAGACTCTGCGAGGAACGCGATCAAGAGACTGCCGTGCGCGGCCTGAAGGTCATCGAAAGCGTCTACCCCGACGCCCACTTCCTGCCCTTCTTCGAGGGGCTGGCCGCGCTCAACGCGGGTGATCCGGGCCTGGCTTTCATCAAGTTCGACGCCGCACTGCCCCGGCAGAAAGGCGACGAGGACACCTCGCTGTGCGCTTTTTACGCGGGCTACAGCCTCTCCCAACTCGGCGACTGCGCCGGCGCCCTGCCCTACCTCGACAAGGCCATCGCCCTTGAGGCTGGCGCCAAGGAGTTCTTCAACCTACGCGGCGTGTGCCGTTTCAAGCAGATGGAATACACTGCGGCGGCCGAGGATTTCGGCGCGGCCCTCGACCTCGACGCCGGTTCGGCCGTGGACCTGGCCAATCTGGGCCTGTGCCACAAATTCTCCGGCCGCCACGAAGAGGCGCGTGAATACCTGGGCAAGGCCCTGGAAATGGACCCCTCACTCGAATTCGCCCGCGAGCACTTGCGCCAGATTTCCTAG
- a CDS encoding glycosyltransferase family 4 protein encodes MAILVERLATYGGTEVFARRLAQALAERGHEVDVLCARAETDPPPGVGVVTLGRPPLGKAIKAAWFAITAERARKRGRYDVAISCGNTLTQDIARVSGGPLRVFQEKSIRAYPYGLARLTKRLRRALSPANAVGRAIQQRQFAVPGRVVCVSHLVRDWMAETFPHLAEHGMDVVYNQPDLTRFRPPSQAEREAARASFGIATGEAVVSLAGTNFMLKGVATAVAAMAELPSHIRLLVAGGRNPARFAAQAARLGVGNRVIFLGRVTDMPRLYHASDVFVLPTFYDTCANVVLEALASGAKAITTRDNGASFFLPAHCVLDDPADSHRLATLIKQALSEPAPTPFVWPDDVACGIEPYVALVDEILTTKRASSRKESR; translated from the coding sequence GTGGCCATTCTCGTGGAGCGCCTAGCCACCTATGGCGGCACCGAGGTCTTCGCCCGCAGACTGGCCCAGGCCTTGGCGGAAAGGGGACACGAAGTGGACGTGCTCTGCGCCCGTGCCGAAACCGATCCGCCGCCGGGTGTGGGTGTTGTGACGCTCGGCCGCCCGCCCCTGGGCAAGGCGATCAAGGCGGCCTGGTTTGCCATCACCGCCGAGCGCGCCCGCAAACGCGGCCGCTACGATGTCGCCATCTCCTGCGGCAACACCCTGACCCAGGACATCGCCCGCGTCAGCGGCGGCCCCCTGAGGGTATTCCAGGAAAAATCCATCCGCGCCTACCCATACGGCTTGGCCCGTCTCACCAAGCGGCTGCGGCGCGCTCTATCCCCGGCCAACGCCGTGGGTCGGGCCATCCAGCAGCGCCAGTTTGCCGTCCCCGGGCGAGTGGTCTGCGTCTCACACCTCGTGCGCGACTGGATGGCAGAAACGTTCCCCCACCTCGCGGAGCACGGCATGGACGTGGTCTACAACCAACCCGATCTGACGCGTTTCCGTCCGCCGAGCCAAGCCGAGAGAGAGGCCGCGCGAGCCTCCTTCGGCATCGCGACGGGTGAGGCAGTGGTCAGCCTCGCGGGCACGAACTTCATGCTCAAAGGCGTGGCCACGGCCGTGGCCGCAATGGCCGAACTGCCGTCCCACATCCGGCTCCTGGTCGCCGGGGGACGTAATCCCGCTCGCTTCGCCGCGCAGGCCGCACGGCTCGGAGTAGGGAACCGCGTCATCTTTCTTGGCCGGGTCACGGACATGCCCAGGCTCTACCACGCCTCGGATGTCTTCGTGCTGCCAACATTCTACGACACCTGCGCCAACGTGGTCCTGGAAGCGCTGGCCTCGGGCGCCAAAGCCATCACCACGCGCGACAACGGCGCCAGCTTCTTTCTCCCCGCGCATTGCGTACTCGACGATCCGGCAGACTCTCACAGGCTTGCAACACTCATCAAACAGGCATTGAGCGAACCCGCGCCAACCCCGTTCGTCTGGCCGGACGACGTGGCCTGCGGCATTGAGCCTTACGTGGCCCTGGTGGACGAGATCCTAACCACGAAAAGAGCTTCGTCCCGGAAGGAATCACGATGA
- a CDS encoding TusE/DsrC/DsvC family sulfur relay protein, which produces MATVEFQGKTFEVDEDGFLQKFEDWSPEWVEYVKEQEGIKEMTDEHQKVIDFLQDYYRKNGIAPMVRILSKVTGYKLKHIYELFPSGPGKGACKMAGLPKPTGCV; this is translated from the coding sequence ATGGCGACTGTCGAATTCCAGGGCAAGACCTTTGAGGTTGACGAGGACGGCTTCCTGCAGAAGTTCGAGGACTGGAGCCCCGAGTGGGTGGAGTACGTCAAGGAGCAGGAAGGCATCAAGGAAATGACCGACGAGCACCAGAAGGTCATCGACTTCCTCCAGGACTACTACCGCAAGAACGGTATCGCCCCGATGGTGCGCATCCTCTCCAAGGTGACCGGCTACAAGCTGAAGCACATCTACGAGCTGTTCCCCTCCGGACCCGGCAAGGGAGCCTGCAAGATGGCCGGCCTGCCCAAGCCCACCGGCTGTGTCTAA
- a CDS encoding UPF0280 family protein, which produces MPKPGRKGHLDPARRYRASLSTQPGEVSFQVVVEESDLMITARRDLSHEAADAARRLRGEIMAHAVLYPEFLTSLSPVAAPRGAPLIARRMCDAAARTGVGPMAAVAGAVAQGVAEALAEASPDVLVENGGDLYALSTRERTIGILADPSHGVALGVTIMPDEFPVSFCASSGRIGHSLSFGAGDLVAVRARDASLADAAATALCNRLRSSRDLAAVTDQAMAWEEIGIEGVFAQCDGRIALWGRMELTAIAGS; this is translated from the coding sequence ATGCCCAAGCCCGGACGCAAAGGCCACCTCGACCCTGCGCGCCGCTACCGCGCCTCCCTGTCCACGCAACCCGGCGAGGTTTCGTTTCAGGTCGTGGTCGAGGAATCCGACCTCATGATCACGGCCCGGCGCGATCTCTCCCATGAAGCCGCCGACGCGGCGCGGCGCCTGCGCGGCGAGATCATGGCCCACGCGGTCCTGTACCCGGAGTTTCTGACCAGCCTTTCGCCCGTGGCCGCGCCTCGCGGCGCACCGCTTATCGCAAGGCGCATGTGCGACGCCGCTGCCAGAACGGGCGTGGGCCCCATGGCGGCAGTGGCCGGAGCAGTAGCCCAAGGCGTGGCCGAGGCGCTGGCAGAGGCGAGCCCGGACGTGCTCGTTGAGAACGGCGGCGACCTCTACGCTCTTTCTACCAGGGAACGCACCATCGGCATCCTGGCCGACCCATCCCATGGTGTGGCTCTGGGCGTAACGATCATGCCTGACGAATTTCCGGTCAGCTTCTGCGCCTCTTCGGGCCGCATCGGCCATTCCCTCTCCTTCGGCGCGGGCGATCTCGTGGCTGTGCGCGCCCGCGACGCGAGCCTGGCCGACGCCGCTGCCACGGCTCTATGCAACCGCTTGCGCTCGTCGCGCGACTTGGCGGCGGTCACGGATCAGGCCATGGCCTGGGAGGAGATCGGGATCGAAGGGGTCTTTGCCCAGTGCGACGGCAGGATCGCCCTTTGGGGACGCATGGAACTAACAGCCATTGCAGGTTCCTGA